In Pseudomonas alcaliphila JAB1, a single window of DNA contains:
- a CDS encoding NAD(P)-dependent oxidoreductase: MAKVAFLGLGVMGYPMAGHLARKGHQVTVYNRSPGKAEQWMGEYAGSSAPTPREAVAGAELVMCCVGNDDDLRSVILGEQGAFAGMAPGAILVDHTTASADVARELAAVAAERGLGFLDAPVSGGQAGAVNGVLTVMVGGEAETYAVAEPVIQSYARMMRLMGPAGSGQLSKMVNQICIAGLVQGLAEALNFAQCAGLDGHAVVDVISKGAAQSWQMENRYKTMLAGEFDFGFAVDWMRKDLSILLDESRRNGAQLPVTALVDQFYADVQAMGGGRWDTSSLLARLQRNR, translated from the coding sequence ATGGCAAAGGTCGCGTTTCTCGGTTTGGGCGTCATGGGGTATCCGATGGCCGGGCATCTGGCTCGCAAAGGGCATCAGGTGACGGTCTATAACCGCTCGCCGGGCAAAGCCGAGCAATGGATGGGTGAATATGCCGGCAGCTCTGCACCCACCCCGCGTGAAGCGGTGGCGGGCGCCGAACTGGTGATGTGTTGCGTCGGTAACGATGATGACCTGCGCAGCGTGATTCTGGGCGAGCAGGGCGCGTTCGCCGGTATGGCGCCGGGCGCCATTCTGGTCGATCACACCACCGCCTCGGCCGATGTGGCGCGTGAGCTGGCGGCTGTTGCGGCCGAGCGTGGCCTGGGTTTTCTCGATGCGCCGGTATCCGGTGGTCAAGCCGGTGCGGTCAATGGCGTGTTGACCGTGATGGTCGGTGGCGAGGCCGAGACCTATGCGGTTGCCGAGCCGGTCATCCAGAGCTACGCGCGGATGATGCGCCTGATGGGGCCGGCCGGCAGCGGCCAGTTGAGCAAGATGGTCAATCAGATCTGCATCGCCGGCCTGGTTCAGGGCTTGGCAGAGGCGCTGAACTTCGCTCAGTGCGCAGGGCTGGATGGCCATGCGGTGGTCGATGTGATCAGCAAGGGCGCGGCGCAGTCCTGGCAGATGGAAAACCGCTACAAGACCATGCTGGCGGGCGAGTTCGATTTCGGTTTCGCGGTCGACTGGATGCGCAAGGATCTGTCGATTCTGCTCGACGAGTCGCGTCGCAACGGTGCCCAACTGCCTGTGACGGCGCTGGTAGATCAGTTCTACGCCGACGTTCAGGCCATGGGCGGCGGGCGCTGGGATACCTCCAGCCTGCTGGCTCGCCTGCAGCGTAACCGCTGA
- a CDS encoding exonuclease domain-containing protein yields the protein MGHWLVIDLEATTDEGGWAMEEMEIIEIGASLVGVDGHERDHFQRIVKPQRRPCLTDFCRELTHISQTDVDNAAPLPQVWAQFERWLMQHASRLVGWSSWGDYDRRQLEQEWRQHRLHSLLADVPHLNLKQAFAKARQLQRPIGLHSALQLAGMQFQGQQHRALEDARNTARLLPLVLPLKD from the coding sequence ATGGGGCATTGGCTAGTCATCGACCTGGAGGCCACCACTGATGAGGGCGGCTGGGCGATGGAGGAAATGGAAATCATCGAGATCGGCGCCAGCCTGGTCGGTGTGGACGGCCATGAGCGGGATCACTTTCAGCGCATCGTCAAACCACAGCGCCGCCCGTGCCTGACCGACTTCTGCCGCGAACTCACCCACATCAGCCAGACCGACGTCGACAATGCAGCGCCACTACCTCAAGTCTGGGCTCAGTTCGAACGCTGGCTGATGCAGCACGCATCGCGCCTGGTCGGCTGGAGCAGTTGGGGGGATTATGATCGACGCCAATTGGAACAAGAGTGGCGCCAGCACCGCTTGCATAGCCTGCTGGCTGATGTGCCACACCTCAATCTCAAGCAGGCTTTCGCCAAGGCTCGCCAGCTACAGCGCCCGATAGGCCTGCACAGCGCGCTGCAATTAGCCGGCATGCAGTTTCAGGGACAACAGCACCGCGCCCTCGAAGATGCACGCAACACCGCGCGCCTGTTGCCGCTGGTACTGCCTCTCAAAGACTGA
- a CDS encoding pyrimidine/purine nucleoside phosphorylase, with product MFKVNEYFDGTVKSIGFTMVEGPATIGVMAPGEYEFGTSQLEVMHVVAGALTVKLPGSDSWNTFEAGSKFTVEANSKFQLKVAVDTAYLCEYR from the coding sequence ATGTTCAAGGTCAACGAATACTTCGACGGCACCGTCAAATCCATCGGTTTCACCATGGTTGAAGGCCCTGCCACCATCGGCGTAATGGCCCCGGGCGAATACGAATTCGGCACCAGCCAACTGGAAGTCATGCATGTCGTCGCCGGCGCCCTGACCGTCAAACTGCCGGGCAGCGACAGCTGGAACACCTTCGAAGCCGGCAGCAAGTTCACCGTCGAGGCCAACAGCAAGTTCCAGCTCAAGGTGGCCGTAGACACCGCCTACCTCTGCGAATATCGCTAA